The following coding sequences are from one Arthrobacter sp. PvP023 window:
- a CDS encoding phosphatase PAP2 family protein: MVMSSHLKDSRRRRPAGQVRGAVALAALCVLATLACVAGLIATYYFFVRTTTGQYIDESALVEAVAIHGPAGKAATRFLDWLPTISLVVGAVVVLFVTVIRKRWRAAGIAVSACIGANIATQVLKELLPERPFRGVETLELNSLPSGHTTLAASAAAAVFLMASPRWRPFAGFAGGSFAIVSGISTVVNQWHRPADVIAAFLLVGAFAIPAGWLIIRTGNTWNVWDGFGGHWASSRWWIRLPGLLCLAFAAAAAFLLTRYVPGQGGSTTSYFWGGISLIVVAGYLATVATTALFAFAARRRVAGRR; the protein is encoded by the coding sequence ATGGTGATGAGTTCTCACCTTAAAGATTCCCGACGACGGCGGCCCGCCGGGCAGGTGCGTGGCGCAGTGGCACTGGCTGCGTTGTGCGTTCTCGCGACGCTGGCCTGTGTGGCCGGTTTGATTGCCACGTACTACTTCTTCGTGCGGACCACCACGGGACAGTACATTGACGAATCCGCCCTCGTAGAGGCCGTGGCCATCCACGGTCCGGCCGGGAAGGCCGCCACCAGGTTCCTGGACTGGCTGCCCACCATCTCCCTGGTGGTGGGCGCCGTCGTGGTCCTGTTTGTCACGGTGATCCGGAAACGCTGGCGCGCCGCGGGCATCGCCGTGTCCGCATGCATCGGCGCGAACATCGCCACGCAGGTCCTGAAGGAGCTGCTGCCGGAGCGGCCGTTCCGCGGCGTGGAAACCCTGGAGCTGAATTCGCTGCCGTCCGGCCACACCACGCTGGCAGCCTCGGCTGCTGCAGCGGTGTTCCTCATGGCGTCACCGCGCTGGCGGCCGTTCGCAGGGTTCGCCGGCGGCAGCTTCGCCATAGTGTCCGGGATTTCGACGGTGGTGAACCAGTGGCACCGCCCGGCCGACGTCATCGCGGCTTTCCTCCTGGTGGGTGCGTTCGCCATCCCGGCCGGCTGGCTGATCATCCGCACCGGCAACACCTGGAACGTGTGGGACGGCTTCGGCGGGCACTGGGCGTCCTCACGCTGGTGGATCCGGCTGCCCGGCCTGCTCTGCCTGGCGTTTGCCGCGGCGGCCGCGTTCCTGCTTACCCGTTACGTCCCCGGTCAGGGCGGCAGCACCACGAGCTACTTTTGGGGCGGAATCTCACTGATTGTGGTGGCCGGGTATCTGGCCACCGTGGCAACCACTGCTCTGTTTGCGTTTGCCGCACGACGGCGGGTGGCCGGCCGCCGCTAA
- a CDS encoding o-succinylbenzoate synthase — protein sequence MPADAPRQSRSLPSVNLPSVEQLAASAHVVSLPMRVKFRGITQREALLLDGPLGWGEFCPFPEYGDAEASRWLASAVEAGWQGFPPALRSVIPVNATVPAVPADRVPEVLARFGRVDAVKIKVAERGQTLEDDAARVAAVRSALPDAAIRVDANGGWDVPAAVEALTRLSAVGLEYAEQPVPDIEGLAEVRRRLRDAGVPVLIAADESVRKEEDPLRVARAGAADLIVVKVAPLGGVRRALDIVAQAGLPAVVSSALDTSVGIRAGLALAAALPELPYACGLGTVSLFEQDITLDPLVADDGAIRVRDVTADAGLLERYAAPADRRDWWLDRLRRVHAVLAPSTAP from the coding sequence ATGCCCGCCGACGCACCCCGCCAGTCCCGGAGCCTCCCTTCGGTGAACCTTCCTTCCGTGGAACAGCTTGCGGCGTCCGCGCACGTGGTGAGCCTGCCCATGCGCGTGAAGTTCCGCGGCATCACGCAGCGCGAAGCCCTGCTGCTGGACGGCCCGCTGGGCTGGGGCGAATTCTGCCCCTTCCCCGAATACGGGGACGCCGAGGCTTCCCGCTGGCTCGCCTCCGCCGTCGAAGCCGGCTGGCAGGGATTTCCGCCCGCGTTGCGGTCAGTGATTCCGGTCAACGCCACGGTCCCCGCCGTCCCCGCAGACCGCGTTCCGGAGGTCCTGGCCCGCTTCGGCCGGGTGGACGCCGTCAAAATCAAGGTGGCCGAACGCGGCCAGACGCTCGAGGACGACGCCGCCCGGGTTGCCGCCGTCCGCAGCGCCCTCCCGGACGCCGCTATCCGGGTGGACGCGAACGGCGGCTGGGATGTACCCGCCGCCGTGGAGGCACTGACCCGGCTGTCCGCCGTCGGACTGGAATACGCCGAACAGCCGGTCCCGGACATCGAAGGCCTGGCCGAGGTCCGCCGCCGGCTGCGGGACGCCGGCGTCCCCGTGTTGATCGCCGCGGACGAAAGCGTGCGCAAGGAAGAGGACCCCCTCCGCGTGGCGCGGGCCGGGGCGGCGGACCTGATCGTGGTGAAGGTGGCGCCGCTCGGGGGAGTGCGGCGCGCCCTGGACATCGTGGCGCAGGCCGGGCTGCCCGCCGTCGTCAGTTCCGCGCTGGACACCTCGGTGGGGATCCGCGCCGGGCTGGCCCTGGCGGCGGCGCTCCCGGAACTGCCGTATGCCTGCGGGCTGGGAACGGTTTCGCTGTTTGAGCAGGACATCACTCTGGACCCGCTGGTGGCCGACGACGGCGCCATCCGCGTCCGCGATGTCACCGCCGACGCCGGGCTGCTGGAGCGGTACGCGGCACCCGCCGACCGCCGGGACTGGTGGCTGGACCGGCTCCGCCGCGTCCACGCCGTGCTTGCACCATCGACTGCTCCGTAA
- a CDS encoding PhoX family phosphatase: MSETTGRKFALLPMLGHTKGKRSPVTCALKCDNACSGEVCNTSSNSYFRDIASATMSRRAALGFGAAGALAVVLGSAATSAGTAVADGGTGLAAAAKDGFGKSKLQFTAIPSVAADVDKLTVPAGFTWQPVIRWGDPIFNTAPDFDLNNQTAAAQEQQFGYNNDYSDILEIPGSKGRRAVLFANHEYTNENIMFPATMPAADVRAVGQAAHGLSVVELERKNKNKPWSYVKGAGLNRRYLNSTVYELTGPAAGSSLVKTIDDPSGRAIKGTLGNCAGGTTPWGTILSGEENFNGYFVSPGTSASDLRYGLTSKATARQWELDDPRFDTRNTGYANEANRFGWIVEVDPFDPTSTPKKHSSLGRFKHEGANVIVAESGHMVAYMGDDERFDYLYKFVSADKYREGDRKHNMTLLSAGNLYVARFTGNSPAAEITGTGAVPADGSFDGTGEWLPLVENGASKVPGMSLEEVLVYTRLAADKVGPTKMDRCEDVEPSLHTGKVYVACTNNSDRGKAGKEGATEINPRNANRDGHIVEITETGDQTSTKFTWNLLMVCGDPAQGDVTYFSGFPVEQVSPISCPDNLAFDSVGNLWISTDGAPSGIGRADGLFKVTLDGAERGKVEQFLAVPRDAETCGPIVHDDERTVFVSVQHPGEDGTFDAPNSYFPDYVPAGTTPARGQARAPRPSVVQVFRTDA, from the coding sequence ATGTCTGAAACGACCGGACGCAAGTTTGCCCTACTCCCCATGCTTGGCCACACCAAAGGCAAGCGCAGCCCCGTCACCTGCGCGCTGAAGTGTGACAACGCCTGCTCGGGCGAGGTCTGCAACACGAGCTCCAACAGCTACTTCCGCGACATCGCCTCTGCCACGATGTCCCGCCGCGCCGCCCTGGGCTTCGGCGCCGCCGGTGCGCTCGCCGTCGTGCTCGGAAGCGCGGCAACGTCCGCCGGAACCGCAGTGGCCGACGGCGGCACCGGCCTCGCCGCCGCCGCTAAGGACGGCTTTGGCAAGTCCAAGCTTCAGTTCACCGCGATCCCGTCCGTTGCAGCGGACGTGGACAAGCTGACCGTGCCCGCAGGGTTCACCTGGCAGCCGGTGATCCGCTGGGGCGACCCCATCTTCAACACCGCGCCGGACTTCGACCTCAACAACCAGACGGCCGCCGCCCAGGAACAGCAGTTCGGCTACAACAACGACTACTCGGACATCCTGGAGATTCCCGGCAGCAAGGGCCGCCGCGCCGTGCTGTTCGCGAACCACGAGTACACCAACGAGAACATCATGTTCCCGGCCACCATGCCGGCCGCTGACGTCCGCGCAGTGGGCCAGGCGGCACACGGCCTTTCCGTGGTGGAGCTGGAGCGGAAGAACAAGAACAAGCCGTGGAGCTACGTCAAGGGTGCAGGACTCAACCGCCGCTACCTGAACAGCACGGTGTACGAACTCACCGGCCCCGCCGCGGGATCATCGCTGGTGAAGACCATCGACGACCCGTCCGGCCGCGCCATCAAGGGCACGCTGGGCAACTGCGCCGGCGGCACCACCCCGTGGGGCACCATTCTCTCCGGCGAAGAGAACTTCAACGGCTACTTCGTCTCCCCGGGAACGTCCGCTTCGGACCTCCGCTACGGGCTGACCTCCAAGGCCACTGCCCGCCAGTGGGAACTGGACGATCCCCGCTTCGACACCCGCAACACCGGGTACGCGAACGAGGCCAACCGCTTCGGCTGGATCGTGGAAGTGGACCCCTTCGACCCCACCTCGACGCCGAAGAAGCACTCCTCCCTGGGTCGCTTCAAGCACGAGGGCGCCAACGTGATCGTGGCGGAATCCGGCCACATGGTGGCCTACATGGGTGACGACGAGCGCTTCGACTACCTCTACAAGTTTGTCTCGGCCGACAAGTACCGGGAGGGCGACCGCAAGCACAACATGACCCTCCTCTCCGCCGGCAACCTCTACGTCGCCAGGTTCACCGGGAACTCACCGGCCGCCGAGATCACCGGCACCGGCGCCGTGCCTGCCGACGGTTCGTTCGACGGCACGGGCGAATGGCTGCCGCTGGTGGAGAACGGGGCCTCCAAGGTACCCGGCATGTCCCTCGAAGAGGTGCTGGTGTACACCCGCCTGGCCGCGGACAAGGTGGGCCCCACCAAGATGGACCGCTGCGAGGACGTGGAGCCCAGCCTGCACACCGGCAAGGTCTACGTGGCCTGCACCAACAACTCGGACCGCGGCAAGGCTGGCAAGGAAGGCGCCACCGAGATCAACCCGCGCAACGCCAACCGCGACGGCCACATCGTGGAAATCACCGAAACCGGCGACCAGACCTCCACCAAGTTCACCTGGAACCTGCTGATGGTCTGCGGCGATCCTGCCCAGGGCGACGTCACCTACTTCTCCGGCTTCCCGGTGGAGCAGGTCTCGCCGATCTCCTGCCCGGACAACCTCGCGTTCGACTCCGTGGGCAACCTGTGGATCTCCACTGACGGCGCCCCCTCCGGCATCGGCCGCGCGGACGGCTTGTTCAAGGTTACGCTCGACGGCGCCGAACGCGGCAAGGTGGAGCAGTTCCTGGCCGTGCCGCGCGACGCCGAGACCTGCGGACCGATCGTGCACGACGACGAGCGCACCGTCTTCGTCTCCGTGCAGCACCCGGGCGAAGACGGCACGTTCGACGCGCCCAACTCGTACTTCCCGGACTACGTTCCGGCAGGCACGACGCCGGCGCGAGGCCAGGCCCGCGCCCCGCGCCCGTCTGTGGTCCAGGTCTTCCGTACCGACGCCTAG
- the argS gene encoding arginine--tRNA ligase: MVVPRVQAAIAQAFGEEFRDTDPVVRPSQFADIQINAAMALAKKVGLPPRDAAARIVEALELDGLCTAVEISGPGFINLTFDGTWIEELLNAQASQPQGGPETQARRVVVDYSSPNVAKEMHVGHLRTTVVGDSLVRVLEALGHTVMRQNHIGDWGTPFGMLIEHWLEIGEDSPEAALLVEDPSAFYQAARAKFDSSDGSPDSFATRARLRVVSLQSAHEETLDVWQRLVDHSKVYFNAIYATLGVSLEDDHIAGESSYDPHLAQLCQELEERGLARVSEGALCTFPAGFKGRDGEPLPLIIRKSDGGYGYATTDLATIRYRVQELHADRILYVVGAPQNVHLRMVFETAREAGWLPDTVEATHVQIGNVLGEDGKILKSRSGTPVKLMALLDEAVDRARAVVDSSRPELSEEERAVTARQVGIGAVKYADLAVGHDTEYVFDFDRMLALSGNTGPYVQYAAARIRSILRKAGEPTAEPAVSPAGAPGEAVGEPTAAASIAVVEPAERALALHLLEYGATLRRVGELLEPHRLCAYLFELSQLFTSFYDQCPVLKADESVRESRLALCALVLHRLSEGLDLLGIETPENM, translated from the coding sequence ATGGTTGTCCCCAGAGTCCAGGCAGCTATTGCCCAAGCGTTCGGCGAAGAGTTCCGGGACACCGACCCGGTTGTCCGGCCGTCGCAGTTCGCCGACATCCAGATCAACGCCGCCATGGCACTCGCCAAGAAGGTCGGCCTGCCGCCACGCGACGCTGCTGCCCGGATCGTCGAGGCGCTGGAGCTCGACGGACTCTGCACCGCCGTCGAAATATCCGGCCCCGGCTTCATCAACCTCACGTTCGACGGCACCTGGATCGAGGAGCTTCTCAACGCCCAGGCTTCCCAGCCGCAAGGCGGGCCGGAGACGCAAGCCCGTCGCGTCGTCGTCGACTATTCCTCCCCAAACGTTGCAAAGGAAATGCACGTGGGGCACCTGCGCACCACCGTGGTGGGGGACAGCCTGGTCCGCGTCCTTGAGGCGCTGGGCCACACGGTGATGCGGCAGAACCACATCGGCGACTGGGGCACGCCGTTCGGCATGCTGATTGAGCACTGGCTGGAGATCGGCGAGGATTCTCCCGAGGCCGCCCTGCTCGTGGAGGACCCCAGTGCGTTCTATCAGGCAGCGCGGGCAAAGTTCGACAGCTCCGACGGCAGCCCGGACAGCTTTGCGACGCGGGCCCGCCTTCGCGTGGTGTCCCTCCAGTCGGCCCACGAGGAAACGCTGGACGTGTGGCAGCGGCTGGTTGACCACTCGAAGGTCTACTTCAATGCCATCTACGCCACGCTCGGAGTCAGCCTCGAGGACGACCACATCGCCGGCGAAAGCTCCTACGATCCCCATTTAGCACAACTGTGCCAGGAACTGGAGGAGCGCGGGCTGGCCCGCGTCAGCGAGGGGGCGTTGTGCACCTTCCCGGCGGGCTTCAAGGGCAGGGACGGCGAACCCCTGCCGCTGATCATCCGCAAATCCGACGGCGGCTACGGGTACGCCACGACCGACCTTGCCACCATCCGGTACCGGGTCCAGGAGCTCCATGCCGACCGCATCCTCTACGTGGTGGGCGCCCCGCAGAACGTGCACCTCCGGATGGTCTTTGAGACCGCGCGGGAGGCCGGCTGGCTCCCGGACACGGTGGAAGCCACCCACGTGCAGATCGGCAACGTGCTGGGCGAAGACGGCAAGATCCTGAAGTCCCGCTCGGGCACCCCGGTGAAGCTTATGGCCCTGCTGGACGAAGCCGTGGACCGTGCGCGCGCCGTGGTGGACTCGAGCCGCCCTGAGCTCTCGGAGGAGGAACGCGCCGTGACTGCCCGGCAGGTGGGCATCGGCGCGGTGAAGTACGCCGACCTCGCCGTGGGGCACGACACCGAGTACGTCTTCGACTTCGACAGGATGCTGGCCCTCAGCGGCAACACGGGCCCATACGTGCAGTACGCTGCGGCCCGGATCCGCTCCATCCTGCGGAAGGCGGGGGAGCCGACGGCGGAGCCGGCCGTTTCGCCGGCGGGTGCGCCGGGCGAGGCGGTGGGGGAGCCGACGGCGGCAGCGAGTATCGCCGTCGTCGAACCTGCCGAGCGGGCCCTGGCGCTCCACCTGCTCGAGTACGGTGCGACCCTCCGAAGGGTCGGGGAACTGCTGGAGCCGCACCGGCTCTGCGCGTACCTGTTCGAACTCTCGCAGCTGTTCACCTCGTTCTACGACCAGTGCCCGGTGCTGAAGGCGGACGAATCCGTCCGCGAGTCACGGCTCGCCCTGTGCGCACTCGTCCTCCACAGGCTCTCCGAGGGCCTGGACCTGCTGGGTATCGAGACTCCGGAGAACATGTAG